The nucleotide sequence CAACGGGCTGCGACATCGCAGGGATGCGATGGCAAAATATCGACGTAAGTCGTTATTTTGCGAGCCGTGCGAAGCTTTGCTTCGCACTTGGCGAGGTTGAAAAAAGCCACGAGGGCTTTTTTCAACAGGCTGCTAGACCGATCGACGTGGCGGTCGGGCCTACCGCGAAGCCGCCGTCTGGGCACGCTCCATCACGGATTGCAGCGTCACGGGTTTGCCTCCCTGGCGCTTGCTTTCGTCGGCCGCTTCCATCATGGCGTAGATCTCCAAAGTCTCGGCGGCACTGACCGGTGGCTGGCCACTTTTGAAGAATTTCGCGATCTCGACGACCAGCGGCTGGTATCCGGCGTACGAACCGCTCGGCACGATCGCCTTGCTGCCGAACACGAGCGCGCCGTAATCGGTCTTGCCCGCCCGAATCCCGCGGAACGTGCCGATGCGACCTCCCTTCCACACACCCACGACAAGCTCACCGTCGGGCGTCTGGGTGCGCGACACCGATTCGCAGCCCGTCCCCATGATGGTGCAGAGGATTTCCATGCCGTGGATGCCGTACCAGAAGAGGTCGGGGTGATGCTCTTCGAGGGCGCACGGTCCGAAGGCATCGCAGCCCAAGACGTCTCCCACGCGGTCGTCGTGGCGCATGCCCAGGATGCCAGGGCTGAAGCGCAGCGAGGAGCTGGAAAAGCAAGGCACCTTGTGCTCTTCAGCCAGCTTGTAAATTGCGACGGCGTCGGCCAGGGAGCCGGCCACGGGCTTGTCGATGAACAGCGGCTTACCGGCCTTGATCACGGGAATCGCCTGTTGCAGATGCGGCCGGCCGTCGACGCTTTCCAGCATCACGGCATCCACTTTCGGCAGTAGCTCGTCGATCGAACCGACGATCTCGACCCCTGCGTCGCGCAGCTCCTTGGTATAGCCCTCGACACGATCGTGACTGGCGGGAATGTCGGGGCTGCCACCGGGATAGGCGGCAACGACCTCGACCGCGGCCAGATCGCCCGTTGCGTTTTTGTCGTTCATGGCCTTGGTGAAGGCGCTAACGTGCGACGTATCGAGCCCGATGATTCCGACCTTGATCGGTTTGGCGTCCTGGGCGTGCGCAGCGGAGGCAAGCGACATGAAAATCGTGGCTCCTAAAAGGATCGGGCGTATTGCGTGTGCGATATTCACGGAGTTTCTCCAGCGGTCGCTTTGAGAGTCGGCCTGCTCGCGGCAAACCCAAACTGAGGGGCATTATAGTCACCGGTTTCGTGACGTGCCGCGCAAACCCGAGTCGTGGAAATCGCCGGGGCTGCGGCGATCACCTGTGCCGGCGGTCCGCGGGTCGCGCTAGCGGGACAGCGGACTAAGAGACTCCGCGCCGCGACAGGCCGCGGCAGAATCGCTACGAACGAGCCAATCGTTCAATTGCCGGCGTTTCTCCTGCGGCCACGGCACGAAGCTCGTTTTCGCTGCGGCCTAATCTTTGACAGGGCCACGACAGCCTTTCTCGGTGTAGGCAGCCGCGGCCGAAGGTTTATATCATCAACGAGACTCGTGTGGGTGTGCGCTCATGCTGAAAGCTGTTGCTATGTCGGAAATGGCAAGCGATCCGCTGCACAATCATCTGGTCTATCCAGCCGATCGTCGCCCCTGGTTTTCTGTCCGCTGGCCGTACCTGGTCGCTGGCGTAGTACTCGCGCTGGGGCCGGTGATCGCCGCGTGGATCTACTATTTCGCATTCGGGTTGCCCGAGCTGCCGGCGAGCCCGCGTGTGGTCGAGCCGTACGCGAGCAATCCGCACGGGTTTCCGTTGTGGCTGCGCGCGTCGCATTTCATCAATCTGTTTTTGATGGTGCTGCTGGTACGCAGCGGCCTGCAGATTTTGCACGACCATCCGCGGCTGTATTGGAATGATCACAGCACCCCGGGCTCGGATTGGTTGCGCGTCACGCCGCTTGACGTGCCGCGCGACCGCGTCTGGACCGCCAAGGATGACAGCCGGTACTTGAGCCCCTGGATTGGACTGCCCGGTTTTCGCCACACGATCGGGCTGGCGCGGCATTGGCATTTCCTCTGCGCGGCCTTCTGGCTCGCCAATGGCCTGATCTTCGTGGGACTGCTTTTTGGCACTGGCCAATGGCGCCGCCTGATTCCCACGGACCTGATCATCTTCCGCCATGCCTGGGCCGTGATGGTGCATTACGCGACGTTTCACCTGCCGCTGGAGCCCGATGGCTTTTACCATTACAACCCGCTCCAGCAATTGGCCTATGCGGGCGTTGTTTTATTGATCGCGCCCGTGACGTTGCTGACGGGTCTGGCGATGTCGCCGGCGATCGATAGCCGGTTCCTGTGGTATCCGCGGCTGTTCGGCGGGCGGCAGAAGGCCCGGTCGCTTCATTTTCTTGCGTTGTGCGGCTATGCCGCGTTCCTGGTGCCGCACGTCACGATGGTCGTAATCACGGGCTTGCGACAGAACATGAACCATATCGTTGTCGGCACGGATGACCGGCAATCGACAGGACTGATTTGGGGGCTGGTCGGATTGTCCGGCGTTGCCGTCGCGTGCTATGCGGCGCATTGGATTTCGTGGCATCGACCGCGGTGGCTGCAAATGACCTTCCGCCGCGTGCTCGGGCCGTTCCAGAAGAACGTGGTCAACCGCCTGCGCAGCCGCTATCGGTTTACGAAGGATGACATTTCGCCTTACTTCTGGCCAAACGGCAAGATGCCGACCTCCTCCGAATGGTCTGCGCTGGGCAACGGCCGCCGCGAGAGCTTTTCACTGCCGGTTACCGGCCTGGTGCAAAATCCGGTCACGCTTTCGATCGACGATATGCACGCTCTCGGTCGCCAAGAGCAGATCACGATGCACCATTGCATCCAGGGATGGTCCGGCATCGCGCAATGGGCCGGATTGCCGATGGCTCGCCTGATCGAACTGGTGCAGCCGCTGCCCGAGGCGGGGGCGGTCGTCTTTCATTCGTTCGGCGAAGGGCACTACGGCGGCCCGTACTACGACACGCTTACCATGCAGAATGCACTGCATCCCGAGACGCTCTTGGCCTACGAGATGAACTACGAGCCGCTGCCGGACTTGCACGGAGCGCCGTTGCGTCTGCGCGTGGAAAACCAGCTCGGCTACAAAATGGTGAAGTGGATCCGCGCCATCGAGTTCGTCGCCTCGGAAAAAGATGTAGGGCGCGGCTACGGCGGCAAGAACGAGGATGACGAGTATTATCCCGTCGTCGCCAACATCTGAACGCGGCTCAGCCCAAGATGCACGGCAGCTTTCGGCCGGTGAGCCAGAATCCCGATCGCGCGAAGGTCGAACGTAGCGGCTCGCATCTTGTCCGGTAGGCGGTCACTCGGCGATACTACAAGCGGCCGTTGGCGGGAACAACCGTCGCACGTCGATCGGACGGGCCGAAGGCCGCACGTGCGGAATGGGTACTGCCGACGACTGTGCCGCGCGCAAGTCCGCGGCGTACATTTCCATGATGGTCCAAGTCAGCCGGGCGACAGCTTCCGACGCAGCTCCTTCGCGGATCACACTGCGCGAGCTGGAGCGTGCCGTGCGCGCGGCGGATCCGGCGGCCGTTCTGGTCGCAGCGCGAATCCTGCGGCGCGTGATCAAGCAGCATGCCCGGCTCCCCGGCTTCGGCCTGCGCGTGCCGCACCGCAAAAGCTACATCATTTCGCGCGCCGATTTGCTCACGATCGTCGACCCGGACGAGCTCGATCTTAGTTCCCGCGACGAACTGCCCGAGACCGTGATATTGCTCGCGCGCCCGGCAGCCGAACGTCTGGTGGTCAACACCGCGGCCGACAACCTGACCATCTGCTGGCGGCTGCTGTTTCACGCCCGGCTCCATCAAGCCTTCGACCGACAGATCACCACGGGGCAACTCGACGCAAGGGCAATTCGCGAGCGGATCGCGCGACTCGGGGCCAGCGAATTCGCTGAAGCTCGCGCGGTGCTCAAACAAGAGAACTTCCTGATCCCGCCGGCCAGCGACGAGTCGATCTACGTCGAGTTCGCGGCGCTTTATCTGGAACTGCGTTATTTCGCCGAGGCGTTTGTCGGATCGTACTTTCCGGGGCTGGAAAACTTCAAGCGCATCGACGACCTGCTGGCCGAGGATGTCGACGCCGCGGCGCTGTTCGAAGCCACGCGCCCCCCTGGCGCCCCCGAGCGCCCTGCCCGGCGTGACACGACGTCGGAAGAAACGGCGGCGCCGCTGGCCGAACCGCTGGCCGCCGCGTACGCGACGCCGTCGATCCGCGCGATGCGCCGGCTGCTCGACCGCGCGGCGCGCGTCAGCGTGCGCGGCAACCTGGTGCGGGCGGCCATCCTGCGCGTCTCGGCCGCCGCGCGCGGCAATGCCGAGCAAAGCCGTCTGGCACGCTCCGAAGCGCGCGCCGATATGGACCGGCTGGCCGAACGCTTACAAGGAGCGCTTGGATTCGATGACGAGGAGCGCGAGGACTGGGCGCGGCTCCTGGCCTCGCTGACGACGCCCGCGGCGCGCGGCTTTTGGACCGCCGAGGCGCGGCTCCTGTACGATCTGCAAAAGGTGTGCGTCGACCATGAACGCGGCGTCTTCACGTTCGACGTCCGCCGCTGGATCGGCTCTGGCTTTCGCGCACCCTTGAAGCGCGTCCTTCCCGGCCAGAGAAACGTCCTCTTTTCGAAACATTTGCGCAGCGCCGCTGGCCGACTGGCGGCGATCCGCGTTTCGGAGCGTGTGCGCGCCCGCATGGCCGCGTTACTGCAAACGGCGGTGCTGCGCGCCGAAGAGAATCTGCGCAGCCGCTTTCGCCCGACGATCGCCTCGGCGCTCGATCGCGTGCAGCTACGCCCGCAGAACTTGCCGGAGCGCGTGGCCCGCGAGAAGTTGATCGACGAGCTATTGGACCGGGTCGTGGAGCGTGGGTTTCTCACGATGGGCGATTTGCGCGACGCGCTCTCGCGCAACAACCTGAAGATGCCCGACGTCGCCAGCATCAAGCAGCTCGTGCTGGGCGACCAGTTGCTGCAAACGAATCGGCAATTGGCCGAGCGCATGGACGGCGTCTACCATCGCGGAGAAATTTATCTGACCCTGCCCCAGCGACTCAGCTCGCTGGCCTTTGGCACGCCGCTGGGACGGTTTCTGACGCAGTACGTGGTGCTGCCGTTTGGCGGCGCGTTTTTGATTCAGAAGGGGGTGCAGCACATCATCGCGCCGCACTCCGAGCAATCGGCGTTCGATCCCTGGAACCTGTCGGCGCTTGTATACATGGGCTTGTTCCTGCTCGGACTGTTGCACATTCATCGCTTTCGCATGATCTGCCTCGACGTCGTCTGGCTGGCGGGCCGCACGGCGCGCACGATCTTTATCGACTTGCCGACCCGACTCGTGCAGCTGCCCGTGGTACAGGCGATCGTACACAGCGTTTATTTCCGCTTGCTGCAACAAGGCTTGTTCAAGCCGCTGCTGGTGACGGCCCTGATCGCGCCGGTGGCTTCGTACCTTTTCCGATTCTCGATCACGACCTGGCGTGGCGTGTTGCTGTTCCTGGCCGTGAACCTGGTTCTCAATACGCGCATCGGCCGCGATGTCGATGAGCTGGTAACCGACTGGCTGACGCAGACGTGGCATCGCTTTCGCATCCACGTGCTGGCCACGTTCTTGCGCTTCATCATGGACGTCTTCAGCCGGTTGCTGCAGAACATCGAGCGCATGCTGTACACCGTCGATGAATGGCTGCGGTTTCGCACGGGCGAAAGACCCTTGTCCGTGGCGGCAAAGGCCGTGCTGGGTGGCCTGTGGTTCTTTGTCAATTACTTCATTCGCTTTTGCGTAACGCTGCTGATCGAGCCGCAAATCAATCCGATCAAGCACTTCCCCGTCGTTACGGTTTCTCACAAGATCCTGCTGCCGCTGACGGTGCCGTTCATTCACTTTCTGCGCGGCCCCCTGGGCAATGTATGGGCCGACACGATTGCGCCGACCGTGGTGCTGTTGCTGCCGGGCGTGTTCGGCTTTTTGGTGTGGGAATTGAAAGAGAACTGGCGGCTGTACGCGGACAACCGTCCGAAGCTGGTGAGTCCGGTCACGATCGGCCATCATGGCGAGGCGATGTTGCAGTTCATGCGCGTCGGCTTCCGTTCCGGCACGCTGCCCAAGCTGTTCGCCAAGCTGCGCCGCGCGAATCGCAAGGCGTATTGGACCGGCAAGTGGAAGACCGTAAGCAAGCACCTGGCCGGTTTGCGCCACGCCGAAGAGGAGCTGCGGCGGTTCGTCGATCGCGACCTTCTCCTGCTCTTGGCGCATAGCCGTGGCTGGAAGGATCGGCCGATCGAAAGTGGCCATGTGGTGCTTGCCACCAACCGCGTGCTGTTCGAGCTGCGTTCGCCCGAAGCGCCGGGCGGCAGCCTGTGGCTCGCCTTCACCGAGCGCTCGGGATGGCTCATTGCCCAGGTCCATCGCCGCGGCTGGCTCGACACGTTGCAAGCGACTCAACGCACGACACTCGATAATGCCCTGGCCGGCTTTTACAAAATGGCGGGCGTGGACCTGGTGCGCGAGCAAGTCGACCGTGAGCTCGATCCTCGCGAGGTGGATTACGCTGTTGATGAGAACGGCTTGCAGGTCTGGCCCGTACGATTGCCTGAGGATCTGACGCGTGTGTCGTTGCGCGATTGGCCGCCGCAGCAAGAGCAACGATTGCCGGCCATGCTGCCGGCCGTGCCTCTCTCGCGACCCGAGCGGTTGGTCTTTGCACGTGCCCCGATCTCGTGGCAGCGCTGGGTCACGATCTGGGATCATGATCAATCACACGTCGGCACGAGCGAACATGCCCTTCATGGCGTGTCGCAGTTACCGCCACGCGAGGCTACGTAGCCGGCCGCGCAGCGAGGAGAGGAGCCCCAGCGCGGGGCTGGCGGTCGCCCGCCGGCCTGCTTATTCTGGTCTTCTGCCCGCGCATCTTTCCTCGCCCTGACGGACATTCCTGCCATGCACTCTTCAAGGCCTGCGTTGTGTAGTTCACTTCTGGTAACCGCTTTCACATTCGCATGCGCGACTGCGGCGAAAGCCGACGAGGCCGTCGATCTGTCGCGAGCCGTGATCGTCGTCGCGAGCGACGCCACGCCGCGCGAGCGCAAGGCGGTACAGATGTTCGTCGAGGAGGTCGGCAAGCGCACGAACCTGCGCCTGCAAGTCGACAAGGCCTGGCCGCAGAAGGGGACGCCGGTGATCGCGGTCGGCCAGGAGACGGCGCTCAAGGGACTGTCCGGACGCTTTGCCGCGACGCTCTCTGACGATCCGGCGGCCGTTGGCGGCAAGGAAGGATATCGCATCCGCGTTCGCCAGGATGCGGGTGGTGACGCCGTCTTCGTTCTCGGCAACGACGAGCGCGGCGTGCTCTTCGGCCTGGGGCGCCTGATGCTCGCCCTGCACATGAACCCGGGCAAGGCCACGCTGGAGCGCGACTTCGACGTGGCCACCGCGCCCGCCTATCCCCTGCGCGGTCATCAGTTGGGATATCGTCCCAAGACCAACAGTTACGACGCCTGGGACCTGAAGCAGTGGGAGCAATACTATCGCGACCTGGCCGTCTTTGGCAGCAATGCCGTCGAGCTGGTGCCGCCGCGCACCGACGACGCGCCCGACAGCCCTCATTTCCCGTTGCCACAATTGGAAATGATGACCGGCATGTCGAAGCTGGCCGACGATTACGGCCTGGACGTGTGGATCTGGTATCCGGCCATGGATCGCAACTACGCCGACGAAAACACGGTGGAGTATTCGCTGCAAAAATGGGCTTACGTATTTCAACACTTGCCACGCATCGATGCCGTGTTCGTGCCGGGCGGTGACCCAGGGCACACGCAGCCGAAATACTTGATGGCGTTGCTCGAGAAACAGGCCGACATCCTGCACCGTACACATCCGCAGGCGCAGATGTGGGTTTCGCCGCAGAGCTTCAACGACGTGTGGTTCGCCGAGTTCATCGAGATTTTGCGCCGCGATCAGCCGAGCTGGCTATCGGGCGTCGTGTTTGGCCCGCAGGTGCGCGTCAGTCTGCCCGCCTTGCGCGAGGCAGTGCCCGAGCGTTACCCGATCCGCCATTACCCGGACATTACCCACAGCCGGCAGTGCCAATACCCGGTGCCGAACTGGGATGCCTCTTACGCGGTGAGCGAAGCGCGCGAGTGCATCAATCCGCGTCCGCTTGACGAGGCGGCGATCTTCCGCCTTTTGCAGCCGTACACGATCGGCTTCCTTACGTACTCCGAAGGCTGCAACGATGACGTCAATAAGTTCATCTGGAGCGGGCTGGGATGGGATCCGCAAGCGCCGGTGATCGATATTCTGCGTGACTATGCCGGCTACTTCATCGGCGACGAGTATCGCGACAGCTTTGCCCAGGCGCTTATGGCCTTGGAGCGCAATTGGCGCGGACCGCTCGTCGCGAACGAAGGCGTCGACACGACGCTCGCACAGTTTCGCACGATGGAACGGGACGCCACGCCGAGCGTGCTCGGCAACTGGCGTTTTCAACAGGCGCTCTATCGGGCGTACTACGACGCCTACATCCGCGAGCGACTGATCGCCGAAAACACGGCCGAGGATCGGGCGCTCGATCGCTTGCGCGCGGCAAAATCGGGCGAGACCGAGCAGGCCATGAAGGAAGCCGAGGCCATTCTCGATGCCGCCGAGGCCCCTAAGTTCGCCCTCGACTTGCGGAAGCGCGTGTTCGAGCTCGGCGAGGACTTGTACAAGAGCATTCGCATGCAACAGAGCGTGCCGCTTTATAAAGCGATCGCCGTCGACCGCGGGGCATCGCTCGATACGATCGATTACCCGCTGAACAATCGGGCCTGGTTGAAAAATCGCTTCGCCACGATTCGCAAGAAAGCGGACGAAGCAGCCCGGCTGGCCGACTTGCGCGAAATCGTCGAATGGACCAATCCCGGGCCCGGCGGTTTTTACGACGACCTGGGCAACACGGCGCGGCAACCGCACCTCGTCCTGGGCGAGCCGTTCGACCGCGATCCGGCATCGCTCGCGTCGGCGCGGTGCGGCTTCGCGGGGCCGGAAACGCGCCAAGGCGCGAATGCCAATATCACCGGCCCATGGCGCACCAGTTGGCTCGACCATGCCGAGTCGCTTTTGGATGCGCCGCTGACGATGCGTTACACGGATCTCGATCCGGCGGCCCAGTACAAGCTGCGCGTGGTGTACGCCGGTGATGGGCTGGAAAAGAAGATTCGCCTGCAGGCCAACGACGGCATCGAGATTCATCCCTACATCGCCAAACCGCGACCGATCGCGCCGGTGGAATTCGACATTCCGCCCGAGGCGACCCGCTCGGGCCAGTTGACGCTGCGTTGGAATCGCGAGCCGGGACGCGGCGATAATGGCCGCGGCTGCCAGGTCTCGGAAGCGTGGCTGATGAAGAAGTAGGCAGAGGGCAGAGGGCAGAGGGCAGAGGGCAGAGGGCGGCCGGCAGTGAGCAGTAATCGGTGGTCAGTAAGAACGCGACGCCACTCTGATATTTAGCCGCCGGGCTCGCCCGGCGGTTTACCCGGTTCGAACGCGTAATGGAGTGCTTCTGCGATGCTGCTTTCATCGCGGTTTGATCAGGCTTTGCTGTACGCCGTCGCGATCCATGCCGGGCAGACGCGCAAGGCGTCCGAAGTCCCTTTTATCGCGCATCTGCTGGGCGTGACTTCGCTGGCCTTGGAATACGGCGCGAACGAAGATCAAGCGATCGCGGCCCTGTTGCACGACGCGGCCGAGGACGCCGGCGGCGAGGGGCGCCTGGCCGACATTCGCGTGCGCTTTGGCGAAGCCGTGGCCGGCATGGTGCGCGACTGCACCGACACCTGCGAATCGCCCAAGCCCGCCTGGCAGGCGCGCAAAGAGGCCTATATCGCACACCTGCCCCACTCCTCGGCCGGGGCGCTCCTGGTTTCCTGTTGCGATAAGCTCTACAACACCCGGACGATCGTCGCCGAGTTGCGCGAGCGCGGCGCCGCGACCTGGGAGAAGTTCCGCGGCGGACGCGATGGCTCGCTGTGGTATTACCGCACGCTCGTGAATTTCTTCATGACCACGGACTTACCGCGCGGGCTGGTCGACGAGTTGAGCCGCACGGTCGAAACGATGGAGGCGCTCACAGGCGTTTCTTCGTAAAGCTTCTGGTTGCCGTGGCGGTCCGCTCGCAAACGTCGGCCACGTGCATCGTCCCTTTTGGCTGGCGCGGTCTTCATGAATACCAGGCCCGAATTGATTGCATTCATCGCGCCGGCGTTCTAGAACGTGGGGCACCGGGGCGCGACGGGGACGATCGACCAAGACGCCGTCGATTCGCGACGCCGCTTTCTTTCGACAATTCTCGTAGTCTTCCAAAGACCATGACGCACACCCCAATCAGCTCCGACCGCGCGACGCAGGATGATAAATACGAGCGCGACCTGGCGCGCGTACCGGCCAACTACATGGCCCTGTCGCCGCTGACGTTTTTGGCGCGCTCGGCCCTGGTTTACCCGGATCACGCCGCCTGGATTCACGGCGAGCGTCGCGCGACGTATGCCGAGTTCTTCGCCCGCTGCCGCCGCCTGGCCTCGGCGCTTGCGGCGCGCGGGATGGGCCTGGGCGATACGGTGGCGGTCATGGCTCCCAACGTGCCGGCCATGCTCGAAGCACATTACGGCGTGCCGTTGGCCGGCGGCGTGATCAATGCCTTGAATTACCGTCTCGATCCGCCGGCGATCGCCTTCATTTTCGACCACGGCGAGGCCAAGGTCCTGATCACGGATCGCGAATTCTCGCCGATCATCCGCCAGGCCTTGAAGCTGTGCCGGGCCCGACCGCTGGTGATCGATATCGACGATCCCCTCGACGAGGGCGCCGGCGAGCGGTTGGGAGAAATCGAGTACGAGGATTTCATCGCCGCGGGCGACCCCGACCATCCGTGGGAGCTACCGGCCGACGAATGGCAGGCGATCGCCTTGAACTACACCTCCGGTACCACCGGCGATCCCAAGGGTGTGGTGTTTCATCATCGCGGTGCGTATCTCAACTCGGTCGGCAATGTGATCGTGTGGAACATGCCGCCGCACGCGCGTTATCTGTGGACCCTGCCCATGTTCCATTGCAACGGCTGGTGCTTTACCTGGGCCTTGAGCGTGAATGCGAGCACGCACGTCTGCCTGCGCAAGACGACCGCCGAGGGGGCCTACGCGGCGATCGCGGCTCACGACGTCACGCATTTCTGCGGAGCGCCGATCGTGCTGAACATGCTGGCCAATGCCCCGGCCGGAATCCGCCGGCAAGGTGGCCGTACGATCGAAGTGATGACCGCCGGCAGCGCTCCGCCCGCGGCCGTGATCGCGTCGATGGAATCGCAAAGCTTTCACGTCACGCACTCCTACGGTCTGACCGAGACCTACGGGCCGGCCGTGACGTGTGCCTGGCACGAGCAGTGGAACGAGTTGCCGCCAACCGAGCGGGCGACGCTCAAAGCCCGGCAGGGCGTGCCTTACCCGGTGCTCGAGGGATTGATGGTCGCCGATCCGGAGACGCTCGCTCCCTGCCCCGCCGACGGCCAGACGCTGGGCGAGGTCTTCATGCGCGGCAATATCACGATGAAGGGTTACCTGAAGAATCCGCGCTCGACGCAGGCCGCGTTCGCCGGCGGCTGGTTCCATTCAGGCGATCTGGCCGTCATGCACCCGAACGGCTACATCGAGCTCAAGGACCGCTCGAAGGACATCATCATCTCGGGTGGAGAGAACATCTCGACGATCGAAGTCGAGGGCGTGCTGTATCAGCACCCGGCCGTGCTCGAAGCGGCCGTCGTCGCGCGCCCCGACGAGACCTGGGGCGAAACGCCCTGCGCGTTCGTGACGCTGAAAGAGAATTGCCAGGCGTCGGACCGTGAGATCATCGAATTCTGCCGGCAGAACCTGGCGCACTTCAAAGCGCCGCGGACCGTCGTGTTCGGCCCGCTGCCGAAAACGTCGACCGGCAAGATTCTGAAGTATGCGCTCCGCGAGCAAGCCGCGGCATTGAAATAGTGCGCGCCGCACGCGGAGGGATTCTCACCTCCCTCCCTGTCAGGGATGAGAATGCACGGTGCTCGCCGAGCAGCGTGTGTTTGGAACCTGGCACCCTGCGCGTCACGCGGCGAAGAATTCGCTAGCGGCGATATCGTCAGCGTGGCACGAAGAACATGCCGGGATTGACGCCGGGCGGTGTCACGTATTGGCGGACGCGGTCTCCACGCGTGCCTTCTTTGTGCTGTTTTTCGAGCTCTTCGAGATCGATTTCCGTCGTGGTCACTTGCGTCGTGTCGAGCGTGCCATCGGCTTTGTAGGTGCGCACCACGGTCTTCGTCGGCGCGTGCGGTTTGCCGGTGGCCAGGTCGATCACGGTCATCGTAAAGCGGGTCAGCCCATCGAGCCCATCCGGCGTGACCCACACGTACATCGGACCGCAGTGGCCGACGTAGCAAGCGTTCGGCGGCACGTCCTCTTTGCAGCCGGCGCGGAACCAGCCGGTGGGAATGACGCATTCCAGATCGTCCTGCTCGCCCAGGTAGAAGCGCTCGAGCAGGTCGCGACACTCGATGCAATGCGTCGCTTCGCCCTCGCCCATGACGACCATCTGAAACGCGCAGCGGATGCGTCGCAGATTATCGACGTCGGTCACGGGGGCGAGCGACCAGTTCTCGGTGAGGTTGCGCGAGGCGCTAGGATTGAAGAGCATGCTCAAAATCGGCAGGCCCGCGCCGAACTGCATCCCCTGCGTGAGCGTTGGCGAGTACGTGCCGTTGGCGCTCACGCCTTTCTGGTCGGCGACGTTTACGGTGCCGGCATTGACGATGGCCAGCGAGGGCATGACGGCGGGGTTGGCCACGAAGCGGGCCAAATTGTCCATCACCTGCTGATAGTTCAAGTCGGTGAGGGTCTCGGTCGTGGCCACGGTGTTATCGCGCAGGCTGAGATGCGTCCGGCAGCCGCCGGCGAGCATCGAGACCGCGATCAGTAGCCCGGCGGCCCGCATCCGTTCGCCGCTTTCTGGCAGGGTTTCGCGAGCCCGCCGCCCGCGGTACTCGCCACGAAATGTGCCCCTGCGAAGCAAGGTGAAATTGGCAAAGTTTGAGAAATGTATCGGCTTTTCGTGCCGCGGAACTTTGGCGGTTGCCCGGATTCCGTACAATGAAGAGCTTGGCCCGAACGCTAGCAGGGACGCCTGTCACGGCGACTCACGCTGGCATGGCAGAGTTACCGGCCGCACACGGAAGGGAACCCCCAGCGTGGAATTTCGACTTGTCAGCCCGTTTGAGCCCGCCGGCGATCAGCCGCAGGCCATTGCCACGCTCACCGAGGGACTGCACGCCGGACGCAAGCAGCAGGTGCTGATGGGCGTCACCGGGTCGGGCAAGACGTTCACGATGGCCAACGTCATCAAGAACATTCAAAAACCGACGCTCGTGCTGTCGCACAACAAGACCCTGGCGGCCCAGTTGTACAGCGAATTCAAGGATTTCTTTCCCTATAACGCGGTGCACTATTTCGTCAGCTACTACGACTATTACCAGCCCGAGGCGTACATCCCGCAGCGCGATATCTACATCGAGAAAGACGCCTCGATCAATCAAGAGATCGACCGTTTGCGGCTGGCTTCGACCAGCGCGCTGGT is from Pirellulales bacterium and encodes:
- a CDS encoding Gfo/Idh/MocA family oxidoreductase: MSLASAAHAQDAKPIKVGIIGLDTSHVSAFTKAMNDKNATGDLAAVEVVAAYPGGSPDIPASHDRVEGYTKELRDAGVEIVGSIDELLPKVDAVMLESVDGRPHLQQAIPVIKAGKPLFIDKPVAGSLADAVAIYKLAEEHKVPCFSSSSLRFSPGILGMRHDDRVGDVLGCDAFGPCALEEHHPDLFWYGIHGMEILCTIMGTGCESVSRTQTPDGELVVGVWKGGRIGTFRGIRAGKTDYGALVFGSKAIVPSGSYAGYQPLVVEIAKFFKSGQPPVSAAETLEIYAMMEAADESKRQGGKPVTLQSVMERAQTAASR
- a CDS encoding molybdopterin-dependent oxidoreductase, with protein sequence MLKAVAMSEMASDPLHNHLVYPADRRPWFSVRWPYLVAGVVLALGPVIAAWIYYFAFGLPELPASPRVVEPYASNPHGFPLWLRASHFINLFLMVLLVRSGLQILHDHPRLYWNDHSTPGSDWLRVTPLDVPRDRVWTAKDDSRYLSPWIGLPGFRHTIGLARHWHFLCAAFWLANGLIFVGLLFGTGQWRRLIPTDLIIFRHAWAVMVHYATFHLPLEPDGFYHYNPLQQLAYAGVVLLIAPVTLLTGLAMSPAIDSRFLWYPRLFGGRQKARSLHFLALCGYAAFLVPHVTMVVITGLRQNMNHIVVGTDDRQSTGLIWGLVGLSGVAVACYAAHWISWHRPRWLQMTFRRVLGPFQKNVVNRLRSRYRFTKDDISPYFWPNGKMPTSSEWSALGNGRRESFSLPVTGLVQNPVTLSIDDMHALGRQEQITMHHCIQGWSGIAQWAGLPMARLIELVQPLPEAGAVVFHSFGEGHYGGPYYDTLTMQNALHPETLLAYEMNYEPLPDLHGAPLRLRVENQLGYKMVKWIRAIEFVASEKDVGRGYGGKNEDDEYYPVVANI
- a CDS encoding HD domain-containing protein; this encodes MLLSSRFDQALLYAVAIHAGQTRKASEVPFIAHLLGVTSLALEYGANEDQAIAALLHDAAEDAGGEGRLADIRVRFGEAVAGMVRDCTDTCESPKPAWQARKEAYIAHLPHSSAGALLVSCCDKLYNTRTIVAELRERGAATWEKFRGGRDGSLWYYRTLVNFFMTTDLPRGLVDELSRTVETMEALTGVSS
- a CDS encoding acyl-CoA synthetase, translating into MTHTPISSDRATQDDKYERDLARVPANYMALSPLTFLARSALVYPDHAAWIHGERRATYAEFFARCRRLASALAARGMGLGDTVAVMAPNVPAMLEAHYGVPLAGGVINALNYRLDPPAIAFIFDHGEAKVLITDREFSPIIRQALKLCRARPLVIDIDDPLDEGAGERLGEIEYEDFIAAGDPDHPWELPADEWQAIALNYTSGTTGDPKGVVFHHRGAYLNSVGNVIVWNMPPHARYLWTLPMFHCNGWCFTWALSVNASTHVCLRKTTAEGAYAAIAAHDVTHFCGAPIVLNMLANAPAGIRRQGGRTIEVMTAGSAPPAAVIASMESQSFHVTHSYGLTETYGPAVTCAWHEQWNELPPTERATLKARQGVPYPVLEGLMVADPETLAPCPADGQTLGEVFMRGNITMKGYLKNPRSTQAAFAGGWFHSGDLAVMHPNGYIELKDRSKDIIISGGENISTIEVEGVLYQHPAVLEAAVVARPDETWGETPCAFVTLKENCQASDREIIEFCRQNLAHFKAPRTVVFGPLPKTSTGKILKYALREQAAALK